In Vibrio alginolyticus NBRC 15630 = ATCC 17749, the sequence CAGTATTTGCGCTCGGCGCAGTTTCTTGGTTTACATGAAACGGATGCTCAATTTGCAATGTATGACTTAGGCCCTTATCCAGCGTTGTCTGATGGGCAACGCTCGATTCAAGGTGAGGTGTACCTGATTGACAGTGAAACCTTATCTGAGCTAGATAGGTTAGAAGATGTGCCAGTGGAGTATCGCCGAGAGAGCATCGTCACGCCGTTTGGCCAAGCTTGGATCTACTTATATCAAGATACTGAGCAATTAACCGAAGAAATCGCTTCCGGAGATTGGTGTCAAAAGGTGTGAGCTATACTGACATTATCAATAGCAACGAGCTAAACACTAAGGAGTCACGATGAAAACATTCGTAATTGGATCAATGGCGTTGCTTCTTGCTGCATGCGCACAAACAACACTACCGACTTCGAATAATGTGACCGATTGGCAAGTGTTTGGTAAGCAGTCAGCTTTAGATGGATTACGGGAGTTATCTGAGGAGCGAATTGCGAAGCTGGATGATGTTAACCATGCGACGGCAGAACTGATAATGGCTTATCAAGCGGGTTACCAGCAAGGCAAGCAAGAGTATTGCGAGCAAAGTGCTTATATGCTCGGTGTTATCGGGCGGCCGTATTTTGGCATTTGTGATGATGTTGACCCCTTCTTTCAACATGACTACGACGCTGGACGAATGTCTTCAGCAGGCGCACCTATCTAGTTGACACAGGTAAGATGAAAGCAAAAGAGCTGCCCTAGAGCAGCTCTTGTTAATTTTGTATCAGCAGTGATGCTTATTTTTTCTGAGCTCGCTCGTAAGATTCTAGGATTTCAGCTTTGGCGGCAGCAACATCTGCCCAACCATCCACTTTCACCCATTTGCCTGCTTCAAGCTCTTTGTAACGCTCAAAGAATTGCGTGATCTGCGCTTTCAGTAGTTCTGGGATATCGTCCACATCTTGGATGTGCTCGTACTCTTTCGAGATTTTTGAGTGGGGAACCGCAAACACTTTTGCATCTTCACCCGATTCATCTGTCATCTTCAAAACGCCAACAGGACGGCAGCGAATGACTGAACCTGGCATGAGTGGGTATGGTGTTGGTACCAATACGTCGACTGGGTCGCCATCAAGAGACAGGGTATTGTTCACGTAGCCATAGTTGCATGGGTAGAACATTGGTGCAGACATGAAACGGTCGACAAATACAGCACCAGAGTCTTTATCTACTTCGTACTTGATTGGATCTGCATTTGCAGGAATTTCGATCACGACATAGATATCTTCAGGCAGCGACTTGCCTGCTGGTACATGGTTTAAGCTCATTAGAATATTCCTTTTCATTAACGATGAGTCACACAAAAGCGGCTTCATCTGATGATAAATTCGCGTTTCACTTTAGCGACAAAAACGCGGCAGGTAAACACCTGCCGCGTTGGACAAAGGTCTGAAATTATTCTTCGTCGCGGTGCAGTTCAAGGAACTCTTCAACTTTGCGAACCATGTTCTTCGAACCCACAAAGAAAGGTACACGCTGGTGCAACTCAGTAGGCTTGATGTCCATAATGCGATTCACGCCGTCCGATGCAATGCCGCCAGCTTGCTCAATGAGGAATGCCATAGGGTTACATTCGTAAAGCAGGCGTAGCTTGCCTTGTGGGTGGCTTTGTGTGCTTGGGTAAAGGTAGATACCACCTTTCAGTAGGTTGCGGTGGAAATCAGCAACCAGCGAGCCAATGTAGCGAGAAGTGTATGGGCGACCGTCTTCTGGCACGTTTTCTTGGCAGTACTTGATGTACTTCTTCACCCCTTGAGGGAAACGAATGTAATTACCTTCGTTGATGGAGTAGATCTTACCATCATCAGGAATCATCATGTTTTCATGAGAAAGACAGAAGCTGCCGATAGATGGGTCGTAAGTAAAGCCGTTTACGCCGTTACCAGTTGTGTATACCAACATGGTGGAGGAGCCGTAAATTACGTAGCCCGCAGCCACTTGTTTGTGACCAGGTTGTAGGAAGTCTTCTTCAGTTGGTGGAGTACCGATTGGAGAAACACGACGGTAAATCGAGAAGATAGTACCAACAGAGACGTTCACATCGATGTTAGAAGAACCATCAAGTGGGTCCATCAGTACTACATATTTGGCGTTTTGGTTGAGTTCTTTATTGAACGCAACTGCTTCGTCTTCTTCTTCACTGGCAACGCCACACACTTGATCACGAGCTTCAAGCGCGGCTTTGAACTTATCGTTCGCGTAAACATCGAGCTTTTGCTGATCTTCACCTTGGACATTTTCCGTGCCTACAGCACCAGTGATATCACCGAGACCCGCTGCGTTGATTTCGCGGTTAACGATTTTTGCAGCTAAACGAATGGAGGCTAAAAGGGATGATAGATCACCGCTAGCGTGGGGGAAATCCGCTTGTTTTTCGACAATGAACTCGCCTAGGGTGCGCAGTCCTGACATGGTTAATCCTTACATTTTCATTTCATTGGGGGTAGTGCGCAAGTGAGCATCTCTTTATGGATGTTAAACGATTGCGCTGGATGTAAGTTTAAGTCGCAGATCTTTTTAATGGTAATGAAGTAACTGTTTGAGATCTCAATTTATTTGTAGACTTGTTTGAGGGATTCATCAGTAAGCAAGAGGTTGTACAGTCTGTGTTCAACCTTGTCATATTTGTGAAAGGGACTGCAAGAAGAAGGCTAAAGTCACTCGCTTTTCAGGCGGTAATCGCGATAATGAAAGCATTAACAAACGCATTACAAGGTTTAGTTTATGCACATTCATATCTTGGGTATCTGTGGCACATTTATGGGCGGCGCAGCGATTCTAGCGCGCCAATTAGGACATAAAGTCACTGGTTCTGATGCCAACGTTTATCCGCCAATGAGCACACTGCTTGAGTCTCAAGGTATTGAAATTATTGAAGGCTTTGACCCGTCTCAACTCGACCCTCAACCAGATCTTGTGGTGATTGGTAATGCGATGAGCCGTGGCAACCCTTGTGTCGAGCATGTGCTCAACACTAACATGCGTTACACCTCTGGCCCGCAGTGGCTCAACGAGTTTTTGCTGCATGATCGTTGGGTATTGGCGGTATCGGGTACACATGGGAAAACGACCACGTCGAGCATGCTTGCCTGGATACTTGAAGATTGTGGTTATCAACCGGGTTTCTTAGTCGGTGGGGTACTCGGTAACTTCGGAGTGTCTGCTCGTTTGGGTGAAAGCATGTTTTTTGTCGTTGAAGCCGACGAATATGACAGTGCTTTTTTCGATAAGCGTTCTAAGTTTGTGCATTACCATCCTCGCACTTTAATCATGAATAACCTTGAGTTCGATCATGCTGATATCTTCGATGATCTAGAAGCGATCAAGCGCCAATTCCATCATTTAGTGCGAACTGTACCGGGCAATGGATTGATCTTAGCGCCGAGGAAAGATCAAGCGTTAGCGGATGTATTAGAGCGTGGCTGCTGGACTGAAAAACAGTTCTCTGGTGAGAATGGTGACTGGCAAGCGCACAAATTAGTGCTTGATGGCTCAAAATTTGACGTTGCGTTGCAAGGCGAGAAGGTTGGTACCGTCGAATGGAATTTGGTGGGTGACCACAATGTGGATAATG encodes:
- the mpl gene encoding UDP-N-acetylmuramate:L-alanyl-gamma-D-glutamyl-meso-diaminopimelate ligase yields the protein MHIHILGICGTFMGGAAILARQLGHKVTGSDANVYPPMSTLLESQGIEIIEGFDPSQLDPQPDLVVIGNAMSRGNPCVEHVLNTNMRYTSGPQWLNEFLLHDRWVLAVSGTHGKTTTSSMLAWILEDCGYQPGFLVGGVLGNFGVSARLGESMFFVVEADEYDSAFFDKRSKFVHYHPRTLIMNNLEFDHADIFDDLEAIKRQFHHLVRTVPGNGLILAPRKDQALADVLERGCWTEKQFSGENGDWQAHKLVLDGSKFDVALQGEKVGTVEWNLVGDHNVDNALMAIAAARHVGVTPDLACQALGRFINTKRRLELKGEEQGVTVYDDFAHHPTAIELTVGGLRNKVGEKRILAVLEPRSATMKRGVHKNTLAESLHSADEVFLFQPDNIEWSVQDIADQCKQPAFVDADIDNFVAKIVERARPGDQILVMSNGGFGGIHGKLLEQLKQKA
- a CDS encoding gamma-glutamylcyclotransferase family protein is translated as MQHLIFVYGTLRKGEYNHQYLRSAQFLGLHETDAQFAMYDLGPYPALSDGQRSIQGEVYLIDSETLSELDRLEDVPVEYRRESIVTPFGQAWIYLYQDTEQLTEEIASGDWCQKV
- the fbp gene encoding class 1 fructose-bisphosphatase; translation: MSGLRTLGEFIVEKQADFPHASGDLSSLLASIRLAAKIVNREINAAGLGDITGAVGTENVQGEDQQKLDVYANDKFKAALEARDQVCGVASEEEDEAVAFNKELNQNAKYVVLMDPLDGSSNIDVNVSVGTIFSIYRRVSPIGTPPTEEDFLQPGHKQVAAGYVIYGSSTMLVYTTGNGVNGFTYDPSIGSFCLSHENMMIPDDGKIYSINEGNYIRFPQGVKKYIKYCQENVPEDGRPYTSRYIGSLVADFHRNLLKGGIYLYPSTQSHPQGKLRLLYECNPMAFLIEQAGGIASDGVNRIMDIKPTELHQRVPFFVGSKNMVRKVEEFLELHRDEE
- a CDS encoding DUF2799 domain-containing protein, which codes for MKTFVIGSMALLLAACAQTTLPTSNNVTDWQVFGKQSALDGLRELSEERIAKLDDVNHATAELIMAYQAGYQQGKQEYCEQSAYMLGVIGRPYFGICDDVDPFFQHDYDAGRMSSAGAPI
- the ppa gene encoding inorganic diphosphatase; translation: MSLNHVPAGKSLPEDIYVVIEIPANADPIKYEVDKDSGAVFVDRFMSAPMFYPCNYGYVNNTLSLDGDPVDVLVPTPYPLMPGSVIRCRPVGVLKMTDESGEDAKVFAVPHSKISKEYEHIQDVDDIPELLKAQITQFFERYKELEAGKWVKVDGWADVAAAKAEILESYERAQKK